The Desulfonatronovibrio magnus genomic sequence AACTCTCTTAGAGGTACGGAATGAAGGCACTGGAACCCGATTTTTTCATGACATTGTCGTGAACCCATGCTCGTACACTCCGAAAATACAAGGGTGAAGTCCCGGGCAGTTGCATGTTCAAGGGCTGTTTGCAAAAGTTTTGTTGCGATCCCTTTCCCTTCGTAACCCGGAGCCACCCCCACAGCTGCTACATGCAGGCATTTGCCCGCTTCCGATCCTATCCGATCATATACGGGCTTGCGGAGCTCTTCCATTAACGACATCACGGCTGAAAACACTTCCTTCTCCTTTTCGGAAATATCTTCTGGAACCTGATGATTGCCCTCCACAACCGGATCATCACACACGATAAACCCGACTTCCTTGTTCGCAACATGACGATCCCGTGCCACCCAGCAAAACCCCTTAGACACTGGATTGCTATCCTCTTTACCGTACATGCTTCTCGCAAATGAAATCATGCGATCCTTGCTTAAACCAAGATATTTCGTCAGAGGCTCCCGACCATAAAAGAGGTCAATATACAGATTCAGCAATACCTCCGTCTCATCAGGATGGACCTGGTCAATACAAATCATGGTGCTGTCTTTTTGCATAGGTTTCATTATTTTTGTGCCCAACGCCACGCTCAGTCGAGCCGGTTGAGCGTGAGCGAAACCGGCTTCGGCTAGAGCACCGTGTTAGGCGTTTTCTTTTACTGAATCAACATAAAGCGTATCGGGGCATATATCCTGCTCATGCGGCCATACAACTGTGCCATGCAATGCCTTCGCTAATTTGAAATAGTTTTTATCCTGAAGCTCTCTAAAAACTCCGAAATCAAGCAAATTCAAACAATCATAAACTCCTTTCTCTCCGTTTGTAAAAAACAGCAGCAGTTTATAATCATCTCTTGGTATGACTTGTTTAATTCTTGGATTCATATTTTACCTCAATGGCTCAATTTTATAAGGTTGCTGCCCTGAAACGGCAAGTTCCCAGTTGGCGACAAGCTCATCCTTGTGGAGTTCAATCCATGCTTGAAGTAGTTACATCTTTGATTTCGGAATATTCCCTTCCAAGACATCCCCTTCCGGAATAGAAACAACCACTTCGTACTCCTGATATCTTACATGGATATGTGGACTTTTGTGTTGTTTGTTATCCTTAAAGTACAAATAAACGATAATCCCGTAAAACATTGATATTGCAGGCATTGAAATCTCCTCCGCATTAGTTTAGATGTTAAAGGGAACTGTATTGCTATTATGTCTGCCTACCGGGCCAAAACATTGTATGTTAGTAATAGTTTAGCCATTTGCATGTTGCACGGGGACTGGCTCTCCCAGCCCTTGTTTGATTAAGTCTGTTTTTGTTCATCAACAACAAACAAGGGCTGGGGTGCCTGTCCCCTGCTTCCCTAAAAAAGGGCTAAACTATTACGTATGTTAAAAGCATTGTAATCATTATCTTTTATAATTGCAGCTACACATGCTGTATCAGTAATGACAATATTTATTTGGCATAACAAGTTATTACAAGTTTTATATGTATCATTCCAGCCAACATGATGGGAGCATTACGAGTTTTTTGAAAACAAAATATGAATAGGGTGTGTTAAGGCAATCTTTGTGTAAAAAGTTATAAACTACGGCATGGCACGGGGACTGTCCCTGGCTTCGGGACTGTCCCCATTCATTTTCAAAAAACTCGTAATGCTCCCAACATGATATACACTTGAGAGTTCAAAGTTCTTGGTTCTTCGT encodes the following:
- a CDS encoding DUF4160 domain-containing protein; translation: MPAISMFYGIIVYLYFKDNKQHKSPHIHVRYQEYEVVVSIPEGDVLEGNIPKSKM
- a CDS encoding DUF2442 domain-containing protein, whose protein sequence is MNPRIKQVIPRDDYKLLLFFTNGEKGVYDCLNLLDFGVFRELQDKNYFKLAKALHGTVVWPHEQDICPDTLYVDSVKENA
- a CDS encoding GNAT family N-acetyltransferase → MKPMQKDSTMICIDQVHPDETEVLLNLYIDLFYGREPLTKYLGLSKDRMISFARSMYGKEDSNPVSKGFCWVARDRHVANKEVGFIVCDDPVVEGNHQVPEDISEKEKEVFSAVMSLMEELRKPVYDRIGSEAGKCLHVAAVGVAPGYEGKGIATKLLQTALEHATARDFTLVFSECTSMGSRQCHEKIGFQCLHSVPLREFSVDGERPFAQNNLHIYLLWKDLSKRAG